In one window of Deltaproteobacteria bacterium DNA:
- a CDS encoding type II secretion system protein has translation MVALWGIPLSHTDRRLQEKNKAVESIAASAPRFRQKHGGYTLIELMIVLSIIGILASIAQPNFQKSIIRAKETSLRRSLFVLRDVIDQYYADHGKYPSSLDELVEKKYIRQVPEDPFTRSRSTWILIPPEDDPGGGVYDVHSGSDLVSLDGTPYNEW, from the coding sequence ATGGTAGCCCTTTGGGGGATACCTCTCTCTCATACCGACCGACGATTGCAGGAGAAAAATAAGGCCGTGGAATCCATTGCCGCTTCCGCGCCCCGTTTCAGGCAAAAGCACGGGGGATACACTTTGATCGAACTGATGATCGTTCTCTCGATCATCGGTATTCTCGCATCCATCGCCCAGCCGAACTTCCAGAAAAGTATCATCCGGGCCAAGGAAACCTCTCTTCGCCGGAGCCTTTTCGTATTGAGGGATGTTATCGACCAGTACTATGCCGATCACGGGAAATACCCATCCTCCCTGGATGAACTCGTGGAGAAAAAATACATCCGGCAGGTTCCCGAGGATCCCTTCACCCGTTCCCGTTCAACGTGGATCCTGATCCCGCCGGAAGATGACCCGGGGGGTGGTGTCTACGATGTGCACAGCGGGAGCGACTTGGTCAGCCTGGATGGAACTCCATACAATGAATGGTGA
- a CDS encoding type II secretion system protein produces the protein MNMFRGFRKPSGVTLIELLVTLVILSVLATCIMPLSRISYKRSKELKLRENLRIIRTALDEYKRLSDEGKIPRKAGASGYPENLEVLVEGVDLKGPVKMKKKFLRRIPRDPMTEDGEWGLRSYFDEPDSEIWGGQDVYDVYSKSEEIALDGTPYKEW, from the coding sequence ATGAACATGTTCCGGGGCTTTCGCAAACCTTCCGGGGTAACCCTTATCGAACTCCTGGTCACACTCGTGATCCTCTCCGTTCTGGCCACTTGTATCATGCCCCTGTCCCGGATTTCTTACAAGAGGAGCAAGGAACTCAAGCTCAGGGAAAACCTCCGGATCATCCGGACCGCCCTGGATGAATACAAGCGCCTTTCGGACGAGGGCAAAATACCGCGAAAGGCCGGGGCCAGCGGTTACCCGGAGAACCTGGAGGTGCTCGTGGAAGGAGTAGACCTGAAAGGCCCCGTCAAGATGAAAAAGAAATTCCTCAGGCGGATACCCAGGGATCCCATGACCGAGGACGGGGAGTGGGGCCTGCGGTCCTATTTCGACGAACCGGACAGTGAGATCTGGGGAGGACAAGACGTTTATGACGTCTATTCAAAAAGCGAAGAAATCGCCCTCGATGGGACGCCATACAAGGAATGGTAG